In Kineococcus sp. NBC_00420, a single genomic region encodes these proteins:
- a CDS encoding YihY/virulence factor BrkB family protein yields MSKTTQRDDLSVDRHGENADSPQQIPAKGWLAVTKRAWGEAKDDQVPLLAAGVAFKAFLAIFPALTAAFLIWGIFGDTQNITDQINGISAIPEAARQLVTEQVKTVATGKSAAGITAIVAVLLALWSASSGVENLMAATNTAYDEKETRGFLKRKGTALVLTIGAIVFMLLAIAFIGVAPVLVDALGASGAVSIVVNVLRWVLLLALILIALGVVYRVAPDRDSPRVKWVSVGAGVATVLWLIVSAGFSIYVSTAGQSSYAKNYGSMAGVVVLLMWLWLTSYAILLGAEVNAEAEKQTDKDTTVGPEQPMGSRDAVAADRKPNDR; encoded by the coding sequence ATGAGCAAGACGACCCAGCGTGACGACTTGTCGGTCGACCGGCACGGCGAGAACGCCGACTCCCCGCAGCAGATCCCCGCGAAGGGGTGGCTCGCCGTGACCAAGCGGGCGTGGGGCGAGGCCAAGGACGACCAGGTGCCGCTGCTGGCGGCCGGGGTCGCCTTCAAGGCCTTCCTCGCGATCTTCCCGGCACTCACCGCCGCGTTCCTGATCTGGGGGATCTTCGGCGACACCCAGAACATCACCGACCAGATCAACGGGATCTCGGCGATCCCGGAGGCGGCCCGACAACTGGTCACCGAGCAGGTGAAGACCGTCGCCACCGGCAAGTCCGCGGCCGGCATCACCGCGATCGTCGCCGTCCTCCTGGCCCTGTGGAGCGCCTCCAGCGGCGTCGAGAACCTCATGGCGGCGACCAACACCGCCTACGACGAGAAGGAGACGCGGGGGTTCCTCAAGCGCAAGGGCACGGCCCTGGTGCTCACGATCGGGGCCATCGTCTTCATGCTGCTGGCGATCGCCTTCATCGGCGTCGCCCCCGTCCTGGTCGACGCCCTCGGGGCGAGCGGCGCCGTCAGCATCGTCGTCAACGTGCTGCGCTGGGTACTGCTGCTCGCCCTGATCCTCATCGCGCTCGGCGTCGTCTACCGCGTCGCCCCCGATCGCGACTCGCCGCGGGTGAAGTGGGTGTCGGTCGGCGCCGGGGTCGCCACGGTCCTGTGGCTCATCGTCTCGGCGGGTTTCTCGATCTACGTCTCCACCGCCGGCCAGTCGTCCTACGCCAAGAACTACGGGTCGATGGCCGGGGTCGTCGTCCTGCTCATGTGGCTGTGGCTCACGAGCTACGCGATCCTGCTCGGGGCCGAGGTCAACGCCGAGGCGGAGAAGCAGACCGACAAGGACACCACCGTCGGTCCCGAGCAGCCCATGGGCTCGCGGGACGCGGTGGCCGCTGACCGCAAACCGAACGACCGGTGA
- a CDS encoding ABC transporter ATP-binding protein, translated as MPSERSRPAGWFRRLLGHCLAHRRDLFLAFGSSVVSYGVAAMVPLVVRHMIDDVIGTPGAALWPWAALLVLAGVIVYALGFVRRFTAGRLSLDVQFDLRNEVHAAVQRMDGRQLDGLSTGQVVSRSISDVQLVQGLLAWLPNVTGNAVLFVVSLVVMATLSPPLTLVALAIGPALWWIAFRSRRDLFPANFAAQARAAEVAAHVEAAVTGVRVVKGFGQEAAELRRLEGIVGDLFTDRMRVVRYNSRYGPALQAVPALGQVGVLLFGGWLALNGHLTVGTFLAFSTYLGQLVSPVRQLAGLLTVGQQARAGVERVLQVVDTRPHVLAPRTTPARELPDGPLSVELSGVRFGFTDDRTVLHDVDLHVPAGGTVALVGTAGSGKSTITNLLPRFYDVAAGSVRIGGVDVRDLDPRALRAAIGLVFEETFLFSDTVRANVAYSVPDAGDAAVRSALSTAAADGFVDALDHGWDSLVGEQGLTLSGGQRQRIGLARALLARPRVLVLDDATSAVDPTVEQRILGALADAREEGRTTLLVAHRRSTLRLADRIVVLDGGRVVDEGTEAELQGRSAVFRRLFDTEEAPASAPERVPAAPVKGSPVPTPRTGRSAVAAAVDAGLPVSAALLDRIAALPPVRDVPAIDVAAAERHEPAFGLGHLLRPFRWALLAGMLLVAGDAAAQLVLPQLVRDGLDQGVAADDLRALLWVSAIAAFVVAADWLVTVGQGRVTGRTGERILFSLRLKTFAQLQRLGLDYYEREQAGRIMTRMTTDVDALSTFLQNGVAQALVSLLSLVGVFVAMLVLDPELAVVVVCVLPVLVVATLVFRAKSRPAYTEARERISAVNVQFQESVAGVRVTQAFVRTEEDTAAFHRKGWAYRDARVRAQRYIATYFPFVQFLNEVTAALVLVVGASLVRQGSVSLGVLVAFLLYVDLFFAPVQQLSQVFDGYQQAAVGLRRLRDLLRTPTTVVPAAQPVPVTRLRGDLRFEGVQFHYQNTEHPALADLDLHVRAGETVALVGETGAGKSTVVKLAARFYDPTGGRVLVDGTDLRSLDLEGFRQRLGVVPQEAYLFDGTVAEAIAYARPEASPEQVRAAAAAVGADRVIEALPGGYGFVVGERGRNLSTGQRQLVALARAELVDPDVLLLDEATAALDPAAEAAIAAASDAAASRRTTIVVAHRLTTAARADRIVVLDLGRVVEEGSHEELLERGGYYAGLWASFVAGRASAA; from the coding sequence GTGCCCTCAGAACGATCCCGGCCCGCCGGCTGGTTCCGCCGGCTGCTCGGCCACTGCCTGGCCCACCGCCGCGACCTCTTCCTCGCCTTCGGCTCCTCGGTCGTCTCCTACGGCGTCGCCGCGATGGTCCCGCTGGTCGTGCGGCACATGATCGACGACGTCATCGGCACACCCGGGGCCGCCCTGTGGCCGTGGGCCGCTCTCCTCGTCCTCGCCGGGGTGATCGTCTACGCCCTCGGCTTCGTGCGCCGCTTCACCGCCGGGCGGTTGTCGCTGGACGTGCAGTTCGACCTGCGCAACGAGGTCCACGCCGCGGTGCAGCGGATGGACGGGCGCCAGCTCGACGGCCTCTCCACCGGCCAGGTCGTCAGCCGCTCGATCAGCGACGTCCAGCTCGTCCAGGGACTGCTCGCCTGGCTGCCCAACGTCACCGGCAACGCCGTGCTGTTCGTCGTCTCCCTCGTCGTGATGGCCACGCTGTCCCCACCGCTGACCCTGGTGGCGCTCGCGATCGGCCCGGCGTTGTGGTGGATCGCGTTCCGCAGCCGCCGGGACCTGTTCCCGGCGAACTTCGCCGCCCAGGCCCGGGCGGCCGAGGTCGCCGCCCACGTCGAGGCCGCCGTGACGGGGGTGCGGGTCGTCAAGGGTTTCGGGCAGGAGGCCGCAGAGCTGCGCCGCCTGGAGGGGATCGTCGGTGACCTGTTCACCGACCGGATGCGCGTCGTGCGCTACAACTCCCGCTACGGGCCTGCGCTGCAGGCGGTTCCGGCGCTGGGGCAGGTCGGGGTGCTGCTCTTCGGCGGGTGGCTGGCGCTGAACGGGCACCTCACGGTGGGGACGTTCCTGGCGTTCTCGACCTACCTCGGCCAGCTCGTCTCCCCGGTGCGCCAGCTCGCCGGTCTGCTCACCGTGGGCCAGCAGGCCCGCGCCGGGGTCGAACGCGTCCTGCAGGTCGTCGACACCCGTCCGCACGTCCTGGCGCCCCGCACCACCCCGGCCCGGGAACTGCCGGACGGGCCCTTGTCGGTGGAACTGTCCGGGGTGCGCTTCGGGTTCACCGACGACCGCACCGTCCTGCACGACGTCGACCTCCACGTCCCCGCCGGGGGCACCGTCGCCCTCGTCGGGACGGCCGGTTCCGGGAAGTCGACGATCACGAACCTGCTGCCGCGCTTCTACGACGTCGCCGCGGGCAGCGTCCGCATCGGCGGGGTCGACGTCCGCGACCTCGACCCGCGGGCGCTGCGGGCCGCGATCGGCCTGGTCTTCGAGGAGACGTTCCTCTTCTCCGACACCGTCCGCGCGAACGTCGCCTACTCCGTCCCCGACGCCGGCGACGCGGCGGTCCGGTCCGCGCTGAGCACCGCGGCCGCCGACGGTTTCGTCGACGCCCTCGACCACGGCTGGGACTCCCTCGTCGGGGAGCAGGGGCTCACCCTCTCCGGGGGGCAGCGCCAGCGCATCGGCCTGGCCCGCGCGCTGCTGGCCCGCCCCCGCGTGCTGGTCCTCGACGACGCCACCTCCGCGGTCGACCCGACCGTGGAGCAACGCATCCTCGGCGCGCTGGCCGACGCGCGCGAGGAGGGGCGCACGACGCTGCTCGTGGCCCACCGTCGCTCCACGCTGCGCCTGGCCGACCGGATCGTCGTGCTCGACGGCGGTCGCGTCGTCGACGAGGGCACCGAGGCGGAACTGCAGGGACGGTCCGCGGTCTTCCGCCGCCTCTTCGACACCGAGGAGGCCCCGGCGAGCGCTCCCGAACGTGTGCCGGCGGCACCCGTGAAGGGTTCTCCCGTCCCGACCCCGCGCACCGGTCGCTCCGCCGTAGCCGCCGCCGTCGACGCGGGTCTGCCCGTCTCGGCGGCACTGCTCGACCGGATCGCCGCGCTGCCGCCGGTGCGCGACGTGCCGGCCATCGACGTCGCCGCCGCGGAACGGCACGAACCCGCGTTCGGGCTGGGCCACCTGCTGCGCCCGTTCCGGTGGGCGCTGCTCGCGGGCATGCTGCTCGTGGCCGGCGACGCCGCGGCGCAACTGGTCCTGCCCCAGCTGGTCCGCGACGGCCTCGACCAGGGGGTCGCGGCCGACGACCTGCGCGCGCTGCTGTGGGTCTCCGCCATCGCGGCGTTCGTCGTCGCGGCGGACTGGCTGGTGACCGTCGGGCAGGGCCGAGTGACCGGGAGGACCGGGGAGCGGATCCTCTTCAGCCTGCGGCTCAAGACGTTCGCGCAGTTGCAACGCCTCGGGCTGGACTACTACGAGCGTGAGCAGGCCGGACGGATCATGACCCGGATGACCACCGACGTGGACGCGCTGTCGACGTTCCTGCAGAACGGCGTCGCCCAGGCCCTGGTGAGCCTGCTGTCGCTGGTCGGGGTGTTCGTCGCGATGCTCGTCCTCGACCCGGAACTCGCGGTCGTCGTCGTCTGCGTGCTCCCGGTGCTCGTCGTCGCGACGCTGGTGTTCCGGGCGAAGTCCCGTCCGGCCTACACCGAGGCCCGCGAACGGATCAGCGCGGTGAACGTCCAGTTCCAGGAGTCGGTCGCGGGGGTCCGCGTCACCCAGGCCTTCGTGCGCACCGAGGAGGACACCGCGGCGTTCCACCGCAAGGGGTGGGCCTACCGCGACGCTCGGGTCCGGGCCCAGCGCTACATCGCCACGTACTTCCCGTTCGTGCAGTTCCTCAACGAGGTGACGGCGGCGCTGGTGCTCGTCGTCGGTGCCTCCCTGGTGCGCCAGGGGAGCGTCTCGCTCGGCGTCCTCGTCGCGTTCCTGCTCTACGTCGACCTGTTCTTCGCCCCGGTCCAGCAGTTGTCGCAGGTGTTCGACGGGTACCAGCAGGCCGCCGTCGGGTTGCGTCGACTGCGCGACCTGCTCCGCACGCCGACCACGGTCGTCCCCGCCGCGCAGCCGGTCCCGGTGACCCGGCTGCGCGGGGACCTGCGGTTCGAGGGCGTGCAGTTCCACTACCAGAACACCGAGCACCCGGCGCTGGCCGACCTCGACCTGCACGTCCGCGCGGGGGAGACGGTGGCCCTGGTCGGGGAGACCGGCGCGGGGAAGTCGACCGTGGTGAAGCTCGCCGCCCGCTTCTACGACCCGACCGGCGGACGGGTCCTGGTCGACGGGACCGACCTGCGCTCGCTGGACCTCGAAGGGTTCCGGCAGCGGCTCGGCGTCGTCCCGCAGGAGGCGTACCTCTTCGACGGCACGGTCGCCGAGGCGATCGCCTACGCCCGGCCCGAGGCGAGCCCCGAGCAGGTGCGGGCGGCCGCGGCCGCGGTCGGCGCCGACCGGGTGATCGAGGCGTTGCCGGGCGGGTACGGGTTCGTCGTCGGCGAACGCGGCCGCAACCTCTCCACCGGTCAGCGTCAGCTCGTCGCACTCGCCCGGGCCGAACTCGTCGACCCCGACGTCCTGCTGCTCGACGAGGCCACCGCTGCGCTCGACCCCGCGGCCGAGGCGGCCATCGCGGCCGCCAGCGACGCCGCGGCGAGCCGGCGCACCACGATCGTCGTCGCCCACCGGTTGACCACCGCCGCCCGCGCCGACCGCATCGTCGTGCTCGACCTCGGCCGGGTCGTCGAAGAGGGCAGCCACGAGGAACTGCTGGAGCGAGGCGGCTACTACGCGGGCCTCTGGGCCTCCTTCGTCGCCGGGAGGGCCTCGGCGGCCTGA
- a CDS encoding LLM class flavin-dependent oxidoreductase: MSVALSVLDLSPVSSGTPASLALRRSVDLARAAEAAGYVRHWVSEHHNLSAVGSADPVVLIGAIAAATSTLRVGAGGIMLPNHSPLAVAESFRSLEGLHPGRIDLGLGRAVGTDPRTALALQRSRQALALDDFEEQLAELHGYVDGFPAGHPFAGIRAQPDDVPLPPVWLLGSSEHGSAVAARSGTGYAYAGHFGSVSPVEVLRSYREHFVPSRYWPRPHAVLTLAVLVAETSERAQALAAATTLATTRLRLGMPGPLPSPEEAAAHRWTLAERNTAGRLGSKLVAGTPEEVVPRLLDVVERSGADELMVVTQVHDQAERVLSYELLAQEWSRVTQSGEDVSRTGEPV, translated from the coding sequence GTGAGCGTTGCGCTGTCCGTCCTCGACCTCTCCCCCGTCTCCTCGGGCACGCCGGCCTCGCTGGCGTTGCGCCGCAGCGTGGACCTGGCGCGGGCGGCCGAGGCGGCGGGCTACGTCCGCCACTGGGTCTCCGAGCACCACAACCTGAGCGCCGTCGGCAGCGCGGACCCGGTGGTGCTCATCGGCGCGATCGCGGCCGCGACGAGCACTCTGCGGGTGGGCGCGGGCGGGATCATGTTGCCCAACCACTCCCCGCTGGCCGTGGCGGAGTCCTTCCGGTCGCTGGAGGGTCTGCACCCGGGGCGCATCGACCTCGGCCTCGGCCGGGCGGTGGGGACGGACCCGCGCACGGCGCTGGCCCTGCAGCGTTCACGTCAGGCGCTGGCCCTGGACGACTTCGAGGAGCAGCTGGCCGAGCTGCACGGCTACGTCGACGGCTTCCCCGCGGGTCACCCCTTCGCCGGGATCCGGGCGCAGCCGGACGACGTGCCGCTGCCGCCGGTGTGGTTGCTGGGTTCCAGCGAGCACGGATCGGCGGTCGCGGCCCGGTCGGGTACGGGCTACGCCTACGCCGGGCACTTCGGCTCGGTCTCCCCCGTCGAGGTGCTGCGCTCCTACCGGGAGCACTTCGTCCCCTCCCGGTACTGGCCGCGTCCGCACGCGGTGCTGACCCTCGCGGTGCTGGTCGCGGAGACGAGCGAGCGCGCGCAGGCGCTGGCGGCGGCGACGACCCTGGCGACGACCCGGCTCCGCCTGGGGATGCCGGGGCCGTTGCCGAGCCCGGAGGAGGCGGCGGCGCACCGCTGGACCCTCGCGGAGCGCAACACGGCGGGGCGGCTGGGGTCGAAGCTGGTGGCGGGCACGCCGGAGGAGGTCGTCCCCCGGTTGCTGGACGTCGTGGAACGCAGCGGGGCGGACGAGCTGATGGTCGTGACGCAGGTGCACGACCAGGCCGAACGGGTGCTCTCCTACGAGCTGCTGGCCCAGGAGTGGTCGCGCGTCACGCAGTCCGGTGAGGACGTGAGCCGAACGGGTGAACCCGTCTGA
- a CDS encoding metallophosphoesterase family protein has protein sequence MATRIVVVSDTHLPARAKDLPAPVWAAVESADLVVHAGDWCDEATVLALRARSAALVGVAGNNDGADVRAHLDEFAAFEVDGVRFGVVHETGAKEGRERRCDARHGGSLDVLLFGHSHVPWDSTTPAGTRMLNPGSPTDRRRMPTGTWLELTVEHGGLRDLVLREVQR, from the coding sequence ATGGCCACCCGGATCGTCGTCGTCTCCGACACCCACCTGCCGGCGCGGGCGAAGGACCTGCCCGCGCCGGTGTGGGCGGCGGTGGAGTCCGCCGACCTCGTCGTGCACGCGGGGGACTGGTGCGACGAGGCCACGGTGCTGGCCCTGCGCGCCCGCTCCGCCGCCCTCGTGGGCGTGGCCGGCAACAACGACGGCGCGGACGTGCGCGCGCACCTGGACGAGTTCGCGGCCTTCGAGGTCGACGGCGTCCGGTTCGGGGTCGTGCACGAGACGGGTGCGAAGGAGGGCCGGGAACGTCGCTGCGACGCCCGCCACGGCGGCTCGCTGGACGTGCTGCTCTTCGGGCACAGCCACGTCCCGTGGGACTCCACGACCCCCGCGGGGACCCGGATGCTGAACCCCGGCTCACCCACCGACCGGCGGCGGATGCCCACCGGCACCTGGCTGGAGCTCACCGTCGAGCACGGCGGGCTCCGCGACCTCGTGCTCCGCGAGGTTCAGAGGTAG
- the serA gene encoding phosphoglycerate dehydrogenase, translating to MSAPDLAPVRRGRALLLENIHADARTLLSEAGWEVETTSGALDEAELARRVEGVSLLGIRSQTQVTAKVLEAATDLRTVGAFCIGTNQIDLFAAAANGIAVFNAPYSNTRSVVELALAEIIALTRRLTVKDRAMHDGVWDKSAAGSHEVRGRRLGIVGYGNIGSQLSVVAEALGMSVFFYDTTDKLALGNARRCGSLHELLEIADVVSLHVDGRRSNTGFFGEAEFSRMRPGSIFLNLSRGFVVDDEALARHVRSGHVAGAALDVFPTEPKGSGQSFDSVLRGLPNVILTPHVAGSTEEAQEDIGRFVAAKMRDYALHGTTALSVNLPTLDTETAPETVRLAHLHRNVPGVLAAINKVLADAGVNIEGQQLATRGDLGYVVTDIAAHASEEVGRRLRELPETVRVRQLG from the coding sequence GTGTCCGCCCCCGACCTCGCACCCGTCCGTCGCGGACGTGCGCTGCTGCTGGAGAACATCCACGCCGACGCCCGGACGCTGCTGTCCGAGGCCGGTTGGGAGGTCGAGACCACGTCCGGTGCCCTCGACGAGGCCGAGCTGGCCCGCCGCGTCGAGGGGGTCTCGCTGCTGGGGATCCGCTCCCAGACGCAGGTGACCGCGAAGGTCCTGGAGGCGGCCACCGACCTGCGCACCGTCGGCGCCTTCTGCATCGGCACCAACCAGATCGACCTCTTCGCCGCCGCCGCGAACGGCATCGCCGTGTTCAACGCGCCCTACAGCAACACCCGCAGCGTCGTGGAGCTCGCGCTCGCCGAGATCATCGCCCTCACCCGCCGCCTCACGGTCAAGGACCGGGCGATGCACGACGGCGTGTGGGACAAGTCGGCCGCGGGTTCGCACGAGGTCCGCGGCCGTCGCCTCGGCATCGTCGGCTACGGCAACATCGGCTCCCAGCTGTCCGTGGTGGCCGAGGCGCTGGGCATGAGCGTCTTCTTCTACGACACCACCGACAAGCTCGCCCTGGGCAACGCGCGCCGCTGCGGGAGCCTGCACGAACTCCTCGAGATCGCCGACGTCGTCAGCCTGCACGTCGACGGCCGCCGGTCCAACACCGGGTTCTTCGGCGAGGCGGAGTTCTCCCGGATGCGTCCCGGCTCGATCTTCCTCAACCTCTCGCGCGGGTTCGTCGTCGACGACGAGGCGCTCGCGCGGCACGTCCGGTCCGGCCACGTCGCCGGGGCGGCCCTCGACGTCTTCCCCACCGAGCCCAAGGGCAGCGGCCAGTCGTTCGACTCCGTCCTGCGCGGGCTGCCCAACGTCATCCTGACCCCCCACGTGGCGGGGTCGACGGAGGAGGCGCAGGAGGACATCGGGCGGTTCGTCGCGGCCAAGATGCGCGACTACGCCCTGCACGGCACGACGGCGCTGTCGGTGAACCTGCCGACGCTGGACACCGAGACGGCCCCCGAGACGGTGCGCCTGGCCCACCTGCACCGCAACGTCCCGGGCGTGCTCGCGGCCATCAACAAGGTCCTCGCCGACGCCGGGGTCAACATCGAGGGTCAGCAGCTCGCGACCCGCGGCGACCTCGGCTACGTCGTCACCGACATCGCCGCGCACGCCTCCGAGGAGGTCGGTCGCCGGTTGCGCGAGCTGCCCGAGACCGTCCGGGTGCGCCAGCTCGGCTGA
- a CDS encoding NAD(P)H-binding protein, producing the protein MRIVIAGGHGQIALLLARSAVSRGDEVVGLVRNPDHVRDLEALGEQALVRDLETLDAATLAGDLAGADAVVFLAGAGPDSGASRKDTVDRGAAVLLADAAERAAVPAYLLVSSMGVEQVRDGATPDGVGEVFLAYLRAKLAAEEDLLQRSGLRVGVLRPGALSDDVATGRVRLAPSVARGAVPRADVAAVCLALLDRLVDGDGPTRVLELVGGDAPVADAVAAV; encoded by the coding sequence ATGCGCATCGTCATCGCCGGAGGTCACGGACAGATCGCCCTGCTGCTCGCCCGGTCGGCCGTGTCCCGCGGTGACGAGGTGGTCGGCCTGGTTCGCAACCCCGACCACGTGCGCGACCTCGAGGCCCTCGGCGAGCAGGCCCTGGTCCGCGACCTGGAGACCCTCGACGCCGCCACGCTCGCGGGCGACCTCGCCGGTGCCGACGCCGTGGTCTTCCTCGCCGGAGCCGGTCCGGACAGCGGCGCGTCGCGCAAGGACACCGTCGACCGCGGGGCGGCGGTCCTGCTGGCCGACGCCGCCGAGCGCGCCGCGGTGCCGGCCTACCTGCTGGTCTCCTCGATGGGCGTGGAGCAGGTGCGTGACGGCGCCACCCCCGACGGGGTCGGGGAGGTGTTCCTCGCCTACCTCCGCGCCAAACTGGCGGCTGAGGAGGACCTGCTGCAGCGCAGCGGGTTGCGGGTCGGCGTGCTGCGCCCGGGGGCGCTCAGCGACGACGTCGCGACGGGTCGGGTGCGGCTCGCCCCGTCGGTGGCGCGCGGGGCGGTCCCCCGGGCCGACGTCGCCGCCGTCTGCCTGGCCCTGCTCGACCGCCTCGTCGACGGGGACGGGCCGACGCGGGTGCTCGAGCTGGTCGGGGGCGACGCCCCCGTGGCCGACGCCGTCGCGGCGGTCTGA
- a CDS encoding transglutaminase-like domain-containing protein, with protein MPSPTTSVRAHLRLRADAPTAASTLVALADRHGVDLLSETLTVTGPDGPVEVRELRSGDGTRLHEFTVPAGASTLEYAAQARTSTGPDATLGALERWEFTRPSRYCPSDRLITFAAAEFGRLDAGPRRELLPDLVARWVFDHLAYVSGSSLPTDGALETLLARQGVCRDFTHLVVAVLRALDVPARLCSVYAPGLSPMDFHAVVEAAPDGRWQVVDATRLAPRESLLRIASGRDAADTAFLTTAGQVDLQELSVVAVVEGDLPLDDHAHPVVLR; from the coding sequence GTGCCTTCCCCCACCACCTCCGTCCGCGCCCACCTGCGCCTGCGGGCCGATGCTCCCACCGCGGCCTCCACCCTCGTCGCGCTCGCCGACCGCCACGGGGTGGACCTGCTCTCCGAGACCCTCACCGTGACCGGTCCCGACGGCCCGGTGGAGGTCCGTGAACTCCGCTCGGGCGACGGCACCCGCCTGCACGAGTTCACCGTCCCCGCCGGGGCGAGCACGCTGGAGTACGCAGCCCAGGCCCGCACCTCGACGGGTCCCGACGCCACCCTCGGTGCCCTGGAACGGTGGGAGTTCACCCGGCCCAGCCGCTACTGCCCCTCGGACCGGCTGATCACGTTCGCGGCCGCGGAGTTCGGCCGCCTCGACGCCGGCCCCCGCCGGGAACTGCTGCCGGACCTGGTCGCGCGCTGGGTGTTCGACCACCTGGCCTACGTCAGCGGCTCCAGCCTGCCCACCGACGGGGCCCTGGAGACCCTCCTCGCCCGTCAGGGGGTGTGCCGCGACTTCACCCACCTCGTCGTGGCGGTGCTGCGCGCCCTCGACGTCCCGGCCCGGCTGTGCTCGGTCTACGCGCCGGGGTTGTCACCGATGGACTTCCACGCCGTCGTGGAGGCCGCTCCGGACGGGCGGTGGCAGGTCGTCGACGCGACCCGGCTGGCGCCGCGGGAGTCGTTGCTGCGGATCGCCTCCGGCCGCGACGCGGCGGACACGGCGTTCCTCACCACGGCCGGTCAGGTCGACCTGCAGGAGCTCTCGGTGGTCGCGGTCGTCGAGGGTGACCTGCCCCTCGACGACCACGCGCACCCGGTCGTGCTGCGCTGA
- a CDS encoding TraR/DksA family transcriptional regulator, with the protein MDTDTARERLLGLQRDLQSTIDDLMARLESGSTPDAAEGGQDTGDLGAHEQQAAENEGLLDGARRRLDSVEDALKRLDAGTYGLSIVSGEPIPEERLEVYPDAATLVTEKL; encoded by the coding sequence ATGGACACCGACACCGCCCGCGAACGCCTCCTGGGCCTGCAGCGCGACCTGCAGTCGACCATCGACGACCTCATGGCCCGGTTGGAGTCCGGCAGCACCCCCGACGCCGCCGAGGGCGGCCAGGACACGGGTGACCTCGGGGCGCACGAGCAGCAGGCCGCCGAGAACGAGGGCCTCCTCGACGGCGCCCGTCGGCGCCTCGACAGCGTCGAGGACGCTCTGAAGCGGCTGGACGCCGGTACCTACGGGCTCTCGATCGTCTCGGGGGAACCCATCCCCGAGGAGCGGCTCGAGGTCTACCCCGACGCCGCCACCCTGGTGACCGAGAAGCTCTGA
- a CDS encoding pilus assembly protein CpaE, translating to MISVDLALQLRSAGLQWHPASGDRFVIPHRDMDSDVFTLSDMTIEVHDHPSGKIIGFNGTTEWALDSVDQPEACWLPAEHQLRELLGERFTRLERRDVGDTIVHRVLLLDERGADAFEAEDAAEAYGRALLHHVSGTGGGSVGTSDAATTA from the coding sequence ATGATCTCCGTCGACCTGGCCCTGCAGCTGCGCAGCGCCGGCCTGCAGTGGCACCCCGCCTCCGGCGACCGCTTCGTCATCCCCCACCGCGACATGGACTCCGACGTCTTCACCCTCAGCGACATGACGATCGAGGTCCACGACCACCCGTCGGGCAAGATCATCGGGTTCAACGGAACCACCGAGTGGGCGCTGGACTCCGTGGACCAGCCCGAGGCGTGCTGGTTGCCCGCCGAGCACCAGCTCCGGGAGCTCCTGGGCGAGCGCTTCACCCGCCTCGAACGCCGCGACGTCGGCGACACGATCGTCCACCGCGTGCTGCTGCTGGACGAACGGGGCGCCGACGCCTTCGAGGCCGAGGACGCCGCCGAGGCCTACGGACGCGCTCTGCTGCACCACGTCTCGGGCACCGGCGGCGGCAGCGTCGGGACCTCCGACGCCGCCACCACCGCCTAG
- a CDS encoding proteasome assembly chaperone family protein, with translation MLDPGSLYSYEGERPALVEPPLVVALNGFIDAGNAVRLSVEHLLATCRHELVATFDVDQLHDYRARRPTMTFGGQNWLDYEPPRLQVHRVHDEEGSSLLLLSGPEPDVQWERFTTAVWRLADELGVGLTIVLSAAPTAVPHTRPAGVTASASRPELLDGFRTWDVEAQVPGHASALLHLRGSQHGRDVLSVLAHVPHYLAGNDYPDAAAVLVRTLSGATGVAASVESLLEAASQTRVEVDRQVSESADAASVVQALEQQYDTSGDEGRGTGAASAFLPTADELGEEFERFLAGREDDPGEDPV, from the coding sequence ATGCTCGATCCCGGTTCCCTGTACAGCTACGAGGGCGAACGCCCCGCCCTGGTGGAACCTCCGCTCGTCGTGGCGTTGAACGGATTCATCGACGCGGGCAACGCGGTCCGCCTGAGCGTCGAGCACCTCCTGGCGACCTGTCGCCACGAGCTCGTGGCCACCTTCGACGTCGACCAGCTCCACGACTACCGCGCCCGGCGACCCACCATGACCTTCGGCGGCCAGAACTGGCTCGACTACGAGCCGCCCCGCCTGCAGGTCCACCGGGTCCACGACGAGGAGGGTTCCTCGCTGCTGCTGCTGAGCGGCCCCGAGCCCGACGTGCAGTGGGAACGGTTCACCACCGCCGTCTGGCGGCTCGCGGACGAGCTGGGGGTCGGGCTGACGATCGTGCTGTCGGCGGCGCCCACGGCCGTGCCGCATACCCGTCCCGCGGGGGTGACGGCCAGCGCGAGCCGGCCCGAACTGCTCGACGGCTTCCGCACCTGGGACGTCGAGGCCCAGGTCCCCGGTCACGCCTCGGCGCTGCTGCACCTGCGGGGTTCCCAGCACGGGCGTGACGTGCTCTCCGTGCTGGCCCACGTGCCGCACTACCTCGCGGGCAACGACTACCCCGACGCCGCCGCGGTGCTGGTCCGGACGCTGTCCGGGGCGACGGGGGTCGCCGCCTCCGTGGAGTCCCTGCTCGAGGCCGCCTCGCAGACGCGGGTCGAGGTCGACCGTCAGGTCTCCGAGTCCGCCGACGCCGCGTCCGTCGTGCAGGCGCTGGAGCAGCAGTACGACACCTCCGGCGACGAGGGTCGCGGCACGGGGGCGGCGAGCGCCTTCCTGCCCACCGCGGACGAACTCGGTGAGGAGTTCGAGCGGTTCCTCGCCGGCCGCGAGGACGACCCCGGCGAGGACCCGGTCTAG